The following proteins are co-located in the Marinomonas profundi genome:
- a CDS encoding HlyU family transcriptional regulator — protein sequence MGILSGLKGLFAGGESAPEKAEDVVEHKGFSIVPAPMKDGGQYRVAATITKGEGEEQKTHHFIRSDLMPNRDECIEITLRKAKLTIDQLGESIFK from the coding sequence ATGGGTATTTTATCCGGCCTCAAAGGGCTATTTGCAGGCGGCGAAAGCGCCCCAGAAAAAGCCGAAGACGTGGTGGAGCATAAAGGTTTTTCAATCGTACCTGCGCCAATGAAAGACGGCGGTCAGTATAGAGTCGCCGCCACGATTACCAAAGGTGAAGGTGAAGAGCAAAAAACACATCATTTCATTCGTTCTGACCTCATGCCAAATCGTGACGAATGCATTGAGATTACCCTACGCAAAGCCAAATTAACGATTGACCAAC